A part of Liolophura sinensis isolate JHLJ2023 chromosome 1, CUHK_Ljap_v2, whole genome shotgun sequence genomic DNA contains:
- the LOC135482282 gene encoding selenoprotein S-like, with translation MDAQGREAGEAQQPPPPPMSPSTSQIVLQVLEQYGWFLLLGAILIYFFWGKLEQKFRQFQEKQEEKNLKKYDSNTAQRRLESMAAARQRLQEKYDSEARVFAEHQRKKEEEKRKERIDDWDRHLEGKGYRNKFKPPRANMKSIKSSVCLLVI, from the exons ATGGATGCTCAGGGCCGAGAAGCCGGAGAAGCCCAGCAACCTCCACCTCCGCCCATGTCTCCCTCAACCTCACAAATAG TTCTTCAAGTCTTGGAACAATATGGCTGGTTTCTTCTTCTTGGGGcaatactgatttatttcttctggGGAAAGCTAGAGCAGAAGTTCAGGCAGTTTCAGGAGAAACAGGAAGAGAAAAACCTGAAGAAGTATG ATTCTAACACAGCACAGAGAAGGCTGGAGTCCATGGCGGCAGCACGGCAGCGACTACAGGAGAAGTACGATTCTGAGGCCAGAGTGTTTGCAGAACATCAGAGGAAG AAAGAGGAAGAGAAGAGGAAAGAAAGAATAGATGACTGGGATAGACATTTAGAAGGAAAAGGATACCGAAATAAGTTCAAGCCTCCG AGAGCTAACATGAAGTCAATCAAGTCATCTGTGTGCCTGTTGGTCATCTGA